A window of Pan paniscus chromosome 10, NHGRI_mPanPan1-v2.0_pri, whole genome shotgun sequence contains these coding sequences:
- the BICD1 gene encoding protein bicaudal D homolog 1 isoform X9: protein MAAEEVLQTVDHYKTEIERLTKELTETTHEKIQAAEYGLVVLEEKLTLKQQYDELEAEYDSLKQELEQLKEGPLLVRED, encoded by the exons ATGGCCGCAGAAGAGGTATTGCAGACGGTGGACCATTATAAGACTGAGATAGAGAGGCTGACCAAGGAGCTCACGGAGACCACCCACGAGAAGATCCAGGCTGCCGAGTACGGGCTGGTGGTGCTGGAGGAGAAGCTGACCCTCAAACAGCAGTATGATGAACTGGAGGCTGAGTACGACAGCCTCAAACAGGAGCTGGAGCAGCTCAAAGAG GGCCCTTTGTTGGTAAGAGAAGATTGA
- the BICD1 gene encoding protein bicaudal D homolog 1 isoform X16 → MAAEEVLQTVDHYKTEIERLTKELTETTHEKIQAAEYGLVVLEEKLTLKQQYDELEAEYDSLKQELEQLKELKDVIYDILNQLAFQFSM, encoded by the exons ATGGCCGCAGAAGAGGTATTGCAGACGGTGGACCATTATAAGACTGAGATAGAGAGGCTGACCAAGGAGCTCACGGAGACCACCCACGAGAAGATCCAGGCTGCCGAGTACGGGCTGGTGGTGCTGGAGGAGAAGCTGACCCTCAAACAGCAGTATGATGAACTGGAGGCTGAGTACGACAGCCTCAAACAGGAGCTGGAGCAGCTCAAAGAG TTAAAAGATGTGATTTATGACATACTGAATCAACTTGCCTTCCAATTTAGTATGTAA